From the genome of Nocardia sp. NBC_01503, one region includes:
- a CDS encoding helix-turn-helix domain-containing protein: MAGTTVPRRAFGRFLRALRNERSLLSAGLHADTSKQTVMRMEEGLPTKLSTPQLERLLDFYAASPSERAEALELWDEVRRLAKAAKEQGTHKGWWQSYAGQYGTWFDHYLKLETGARRMTSHQLVLMPGILQTSEYRRAIINATVSGLSAVDIERRLELAARRQARLTDDDLHLDAFVSESVLLHQPGGAHVMAGQLQRLAELSERSNVSIRAVPHGVGMYPGLVVQSFTLLDFPPTTSRLVEPPVIYTEGPEGALYLERDDVIARYRQAIDGIQQVALTEDDTRKLVLKIAKEYAA; encoded by the coding sequence ATGGCCGGAACTACGGTCCCTCGCAGGGCATTCGGGCGATTCCTCCGCGCCCTTCGGAACGAGAGATCCCTTCTCTCGGCCGGGTTGCATGCGGACACCTCGAAGCAGACGGTGATGCGCATGGAGGAAGGGCTACCAACCAAGCTGTCGACGCCGCAATTGGAGCGGCTACTCGACTTCTATGCGGCCAGCCCGTCCGAACGCGCTGAGGCTTTGGAGCTTTGGGACGAGGTTCGCCGACTTGCCAAAGCCGCCAAGGAACAAGGAACCCACAAAGGCTGGTGGCAGTCCTACGCGGGGCAATACGGCACATGGTTCGACCACTATTTGAAGCTCGAGACCGGTGCTCGTCGCATGACTTCGCACCAACTCGTCCTCATGCCCGGCATCTTGCAGACTTCGGAGTACCGGCGGGCGATCATCAATGCGACGGTCTCCGGTCTATCCGCTGTCGATATCGAGCGCAGGCTGGAATTGGCCGCCCGCCGGCAGGCCCGCCTGACCGACGACGACTTGCATTTGGACGCGTTCGTGTCCGAGTCGGTTTTGCTCCACCAGCCCGGTGGGGCGCATGTAATGGCTGGCCAACTGCAACGTCTCGCGGAGCTGAGTGAACGATCGAATGTCTCGATCCGAGCCGTTCCCCATGGGGTTGGTATGTACCCGGGACTGGTGGTGCAATCGTTCACCTTGCTCGACTTCCCGCCGACGACAAGCCGTTTGGTAGAGCCCCCTGTCATCTATACCGAAGGGCCGGAGGGCGCGCTCTACCTGGAACGTGACGATGTGATCGCCCGGTACAGGCAGGCGATCGACGGCATTCAGCAGGTAGCGTTGACCGA
- a CDS encoding enoyl-CoA hydratase/isomerase family protein: MSDLRVEIDGGVAILTLNRPERRNAFTGAMGRALGQAYRELDADDSVRVLVLTGAGSAFCAGADLGGGADTFEKPDSAEFSASPVNPAAFELRKPVIAAVNGHAIGIGMTLAMQTDIRIIAADARYAIPQVRLGVLPDAMAHWTVARVAGIAVAADILLSGRRFDGIEACRLGLASRALPAAQVLPVALEQARDMAANVAPMSAALCKRLLWDTAVRGYQPGRVAELETELHLRVMGGPDAAEGVRALLEHRAPIWSARLSEEWKDLPES; this comes from the coding sequence ATGAGTGACTTGCGCGTCGAAATCGACGGCGGTGTAGCCATTTTGACGCTCAATCGGCCCGAGCGCCGCAATGCCTTCACCGGTGCGATGGGCCGGGCACTCGGACAGGCGTACCGCGAACTCGACGCCGACGATTCGGTGCGGGTGCTCGTGTTGACCGGCGCGGGGTCGGCGTTCTGTGCCGGAGCGGATCTGGGTGGCGGTGCGGACACGTTCGAAAAGCCGGACAGCGCTGAGTTTTCGGCCTCGCCGGTGAATCCCGCGGCCTTCGAATTGCGTAAACCGGTGATCGCCGCGGTCAACGGCCATGCGATCGGGATCGGTATGACCCTGGCCATGCAGACCGATATCCGGATCATCGCTGCCGACGCCCGCTATGCCATTCCACAGGTGCGGCTCGGCGTACTGCCCGATGCCATGGCGCATTGGACGGTGGCCCGGGTCGCCGGTATTGCGGTGGCGGCCGACATTCTGCTCTCCGGACGCAGATTCGACGGTATTGAGGCGTGCCGACTCGGACTGGCCAGCCGGGCACTGCCCGCCGCACAGGTGCTTCCGGTAGCACTGGAACAGGCTCGGGACATGGCCGCCAATGTGGCCCCCATGTCGGCGGCACTGTGCAAAAGACTGTTGTGGGACACCGCGGTTCGCGGCTACCAGCCCGGCCGCGTGGCCGAACTCGAGACCGAACTGCACCTGCGGGTGATGGGCGGTCCCGACGCCGCCGAGGGCGTGCGCGCATTGCTGGAACACCGCGCACCGATCTGGTCGGCGCGACTGTCCGAAGAATGGAAGGACCTGCCCGAATCATGA